In Phenylobacterium zucineum HLK1, one DNA window encodes the following:
- a CDS encoding D-alanine--D-alanine ligase, whose translation MAAPLSGHHVAVLMGGLSSEREVSLVSGRECADALERLGAKVSRIDAGRDLAQVLSALKPDVCFNALHGAWGEDGCVQGVLETLAIPYTHSGVLASALAMDKAKAKAVLAAAGVPVPGGGLYNRYDVAREHVMAPPYVVKANAEGSSVGVFIVRDRANRPPQEILEPSWTYGEQVMVEPFIRGMELAVGVMDGKAMEVTEILTEREFYDYEAKYAEGGSKHIVPARMPAHALEKAKEYSERAHAALGCRGVTRSDLRYDDINDILVLLEVNTQPGMTPTSLVPEQAAAQGVDFDRLVLWITEDAYARGGAGRIASSGEASGQSAP comes from the coding sequence ATGGCAGCGCCGCTCTCCGGTCACCACGTCGCCGTCCTGATGGGCGGCCTGTCCTCCGAGCGGGAGGTGAGCCTCGTCTCCGGCCGTGAGTGCGCCGACGCGCTCGAGCGGCTGGGCGCGAAGGTCAGCCGCATCGACGCCGGCCGCGACCTGGCCCAGGTGCTCTCGGCCCTGAAGCCCGACGTCTGCTTCAACGCCCTGCACGGGGCCTGGGGCGAGGACGGCTGCGTCCAGGGCGTGCTCGAGACGCTGGCCATCCCCTACACCCACTCGGGCGTGCTGGCCTCGGCCCTGGCCATGGACAAGGCCAAGGCCAAGGCCGTGCTGGCCGCCGCGGGCGTGCCGGTGCCCGGCGGCGGGCTCTACAACCGCTACGACGTCGCCCGCGAGCACGTCATGGCGCCGCCCTATGTGGTCAAGGCCAACGCCGAGGGCTCGTCCGTCGGCGTGTTCATCGTCCGCGACCGGGCGAACCGGCCGCCGCAGGAGATCCTGGAACCCTCCTGGACCTACGGGGAGCAGGTGATGGTCGAGCCCTTCATCCGCGGCATGGAGCTGGCCGTCGGCGTGATGGACGGCAAGGCCATGGAGGTCACCGAGATCCTGACCGAGCGTGAGTTCTACGACTACGAGGCCAAGTACGCAGAGGGCGGCTCGAAGCACATCGTCCCGGCCAGGATGCCGGCGCACGCGCTTGAAAAGGCGAAGGAATACTCCGAGCGGGCGCACGCCGCGCTTGGTTGTCGCGGAGTTACCCGGTCGGACCTGCGTTATGACGACATTAACGACATTCTGGTCCTCTTGGAGGTCAATACCCAGCCCGGCATGACGCCCACCTCTCTCGTTCCCGAGCAGGCGGCGGCTCAGGGCGTGGATTTCGACCGGCTCGTGTTGTGGATCACGGAGGACGCCTATGCCCGCGGCGGAGCGGGGAGGATCGCGAGTTCAGGCGAAGCCTCGGGCCAAAGCGCCCCCTAG
- the murB gene encoding UDP-N-acetylmuramate dehydrogenase, whose protein sequence is MTWKDRLPAVRGKLLRDEPLAPFTWFRVGGPADVIFLPEDEDDLAAFLKALPAEVPVTVLGVGSNTLVRDGGVDGVVIRLGKAFAKVEPRGEGRLYAGAAALDAVVAREAGKAGIAGLEFYRGVPGTIGGALVMNAGCYGAETKDVLVEAYALTRAGERLTLSNADLGYSYRKSARAAAEPLIFLGALFEGRPDDPAAIEARMAEITERREKTQPIREKTGGSTFKNPPGHSSWKLVDEAGWRGKLFGGAMFSPLHSNFLINTGEATAADLEGLGEAVRADVKAKFGVDLDWEIKRIGRP, encoded by the coding sequence ATGACCTGGAAGGACAGGCTCCCCGCCGTCCGCGGCAAGCTCCTGCGGGACGAGCCGCTGGCGCCGTTCACCTGGTTCCGCGTCGGCGGGCCGGCGGACGTGATCTTCCTGCCCGAGGACGAGGACGATCTGGCCGCCTTCCTGAAGGCCCTGCCGGCCGAGGTTCCCGTGACGGTGCTGGGCGTCGGCTCCAACACCCTGGTCCGCGACGGCGGAGTGGACGGGGTGGTGATCCGCCTGGGCAAGGCCTTCGCCAAGGTCGAGCCGCGTGGCGAGGGACGCCTCTACGCCGGCGCCGCGGCCTTGGACGCCGTCGTCGCGCGCGAGGCTGGCAAGGCCGGCATCGCGGGCCTGGAGTTCTACCGCGGCGTGCCCGGCACGATCGGCGGGGCCCTGGTGATGAACGCCGGCTGCTACGGCGCCGAGACCAAGGACGTGCTCGTCGAGGCCTATGCGCTGACCCGCGCGGGGGAGCGGCTGACGCTCTCCAACGCCGACCTGGGCTACAGCTACCGCAAGTCGGCCCGCGCCGCCGCCGAGCCGCTGATCTTCCTGGGCGCCCTGTTCGAGGGCCGGCCCGACGACCCGGCCGCCATCGAGGCGCGCATGGCCGAGATCACCGAGCGGCGCGAGAAGACCCAGCCGATCCGCGAGAAGACTGGCGGCTCGACGTTCAAGAACCCGCCCGGCCACTCCTCCTGGAAGCTGGTGGACGAGGCCGGCTGGCGCGGCAAGCTGTTCGGCGGGGCGATGTTCTCGCCGCTGCACTCCAACTTCCTGATCAACACCGGCGAGGCGACCGCCGCCGACCTCGAGGGCCTGGGCGAGGCGGTCCGCGCCGACGTGAAGGCCAAGTTCGGCGTCGACCTCGACTGGGAGATCAAGCGGATCGGGCGTCCCTGA
- the murC gene encoding UDP-N-acetylmuramate--L-alanine ligase yields MNRRPVPFEIGPVHFVGIGGIGMSGIAEIMLRTGYQVQGSDAKPSANTERLEKLGARIFIGHDAKNVEGAYAIVYSTAVKPDNPEMVEGRARRLPLVRRAEMLAELMRLQFSIAVGGTHGKTTTTSMVAAILDAGGLDPTVVNGGIINAYGTNAKVGAGDWIVVEADESDGTFLKLKSTVAVVTNIDPEHLDHYGDFEAVKKAFQDFVENIPFYGFAAVCLDHPEVQAMTARVENRRLVTYGVNPQAEVRAHNIRMGPEGARFSVVIQPRDGGFISFDDLLLPMAGQHNVQNALAAIAVARELGVSPDAIRKGLAAFGGVKRRFTTTGVAGGVRVVDDYGHHPVEIASVLKAARAVSEGKVIAVVQPHRYTRLRDLFEDFCACFNDADTVIVADVYAAGEAPIEGVGKESLVEGLRRYGHRRVLPLPAPAGLAALVREEAHPGDLVVLLGAGDITSWAYALPGELEALSASGGAAAE; encoded by the coding sequence ATGAATCGCCGCCCCGTCCCCTTCGAGATCGGCCCCGTCCACTTCGTGGGGATCGGCGGCATCGGCATGAGCGGCATCGCCGAGATCATGCTGCGCACCGGCTACCAAGTGCAGGGCTCGGACGCCAAGCCCTCGGCCAATACCGAGCGGCTCGAGAAGCTGGGCGCGAGGATCTTCATCGGCCACGACGCCAAGAACGTCGAAGGCGCCTACGCCATCGTCTATTCGACGGCGGTCAAGCCCGACAATCCCGAGATGGTGGAAGGCCGCGCGCGGCGTCTGCCGCTGGTCCGCCGGGCCGAGATGCTGGCCGAGCTGATGCGGCTGCAGTTCTCGATCGCCGTGGGCGGCACGCACGGCAAGACCACCACCACCTCGATGGTGGCCGCCATCCTCGACGCGGGCGGGCTCGATCCGACGGTGGTCAACGGCGGCATCATCAACGCCTACGGCACCAACGCGAAGGTGGGGGCCGGCGACTGGATCGTGGTCGAGGCCGACGAGAGCGACGGCACCTTCCTGAAGCTGAAGTCCACCGTCGCCGTGGTCACCAACATCGACCCCGAGCACCTCGACCACTACGGCGACTTCGAGGCGGTGAAGAAGGCCTTCCAGGACTTCGTCGAGAACATCCCGTTCTACGGCTTCGCCGCCGTCTGCCTCGACCATCCGGAGGTCCAGGCCATGACCGCGCGGGTCGAGAACCGCCGGCTCGTGACCTACGGCGTGAACCCCCAGGCCGAGGTGCGCGCGCACAACATCCGCATGGGCCCCGAGGGCGCCCGCTTCTCGGTGGTGATCCAGCCGCGCGACGGCGGCTTCATCAGCTTCGACGACCTGCTGCTGCCGATGGCCGGCCAGCACAACGTCCAGAACGCCCTGGCCGCCATCGCCGTGGCCCGGGAGCTCGGCGTCTCGCCCGACGCCATCCGCAAGGGCCTGGCGGCCTTCGGCGGGGTGAAGCGCAGGTTCACGACCACGGGCGTGGCCGGCGGCGTGCGCGTGGTGGACGACTACGGCCACCATCCGGTGGAGATCGCCTCGGTCCTGAAGGCCGCCCGCGCGGTCAGCGAGGGCAAGGTGATCGCGGTGGTCCAGCCGCACCGCTACACCCGGCTGCGCGACCTGTTCGAGGACTTCTGCGCCTGCTTCAACGACGCCGACACGGTGATCGTGGCCGACGTCTACGCGGCCGGCGAGGCGCCCATCGAGGGCGTCGGCAAGGAGAGCCTGGTGGAGGGCCTGCGCCGCTACGGCCACCGCCGCGTGCTGCCGCTTCCGGCCCCCGCCGGCCTGGCGGCGCTGGTGCGCGAGGAGGCCCACCCCGGCGATCTCGTCGTGCTGCTGGGCGCCGGCGACATCACCAGCTGGGCCTACGCCCTGCCGGGCGAGCTCGAGGCCCTGAGCGCCTCGGGGGGCGCGGCCGCGGAATGA
- the murG gene encoding undecaprenyldiphospho-muramoylpentapeptide beta-N-acetylglucosaminyltransferase, with protein MRKTAVVAAGGTGGHLFPAQALAEALIARGWRIVLASDERVAGLAQDFPAERRIGLSAATYRPGDPVGMMRAGFAVLRGAMHARAAFREIGPDVVVGFGGYPSAPALVAAILDRRPTVIHEQNAVMGRTNRILAPHVRTVACAFPTLKKAPPKVAGRAVVVGNPVRPPIRALADVPYVPPEPNGPVRLLVTGGSQGARLLSELVPEAVKALPEDLRRRLTVHQQTRPESMNTARRAYRDALVDAEIAPFFRDIAGRLREAHLVVGRAGAGTVCEFAIAGKPSILVPLAIALDDDQGQNARLLADAGGAEVARENQLTVDTMANALEKLLTNPARLQRMAEAARSVAIPDAAERLADVVEQTARGR; from the coding sequence ATGCGTAAGACAGCAGTCGTCGCCGCCGGGGGCACCGGCGGCCACCTCTTTCCCGCCCAGGCGCTCGCCGAAGCCCTGATCGCCCGCGGCTGGCGGATCGTGCTGGCCTCGGACGAGCGGGTCGCGGGCCTGGCCCAGGACTTCCCGGCCGAGCGCCGCATCGGCCTCTCGGCGGCCACCTACCGGCCGGGCGACCCGGTGGGCATGATGCGGGCCGGCTTCGCCGTGCTGCGCGGGGCGATGCACGCCCGCGCCGCCTTCCGCGAGATCGGCCCCGACGTGGTGGTGGGCTTCGGCGGCTACCCGTCGGCCCCGGCGCTGGTGGCCGCGATCCTGGACCGCCGGCCGACGGTGATCCACGAGCAGAACGCGGTGATGGGCCGGACCAACCGCATCCTCGCGCCCCACGTCCGCACGGTCGCCTGCGCCTTCCCGACGCTGAAGAAGGCCCCGCCGAAGGTGGCCGGCCGCGCCGTCGTGGTCGGCAATCCGGTGCGCCCGCCGATCCGGGCGCTGGCCGACGTCCCCTACGTCCCGCCCGAGCCGAACGGGCCGGTGCGCCTGCTGGTCACCGGCGGCAGCCAGGGCGCGCGCCTGCTGTCGGAACTGGTGCCCGAGGCCGTGAAGGCGCTGCCCGAGGACCTGCGCCGCCGGCTGACCGTCCACCAGCAGACCCGGCCGGAGTCCATGAACACCGCCCGCCGCGCCTACCGCGACGCCCTGGTGGACGCCGAGATCGCCCCATTCTTCCGCGACATCGCCGGCCGCCTGCGCGAGGCTCACCTGGTGGTCGGCCGCGCCGGCGCGGGCACCGTCTGCGAGTTCGCCATCGCCGGGAAGCCGTCGATCCTGGTGCCGCTGGCCATCGCCCTCGACGACGACCAGGGGCAGAACGCGCGCCTGCTCGCCGACGCCGGCGGCGCCGAGGTGGCGCGCGAGAACCAGCTCACCGTCGACACCATGGCCAACGCCCTCGAGAAGCTGCTGACCAACCCCGCCCGCCTGCAGCGCATGGCCGAGGCCGCCCGCTCGGTGGCCATCCCCGACGCCGCCGAGCGCCTCGCCGACGTGGTGGAGCAGACGGCGCGCGGCCGCTGA
- a CDS encoding PaaI family thioesterase — protein MSHVATALDALPRPPCAELLGWQVLDARPEQGWIRVRFEGRPEFLNPAGYVQGGFLAAMLDDTMGPAVFIQSDGRLFTPTIDLHVSFLAPARPGPLFGEGQVIQTGKSIAFLEGRLSDADGVLVARGTASARLVPAEKALG, from the coding sequence ATGAGCCACGTCGCCACCGCCCTGGACGCCCTGCCCCGCCCGCCCTGCGCCGAGCTGCTCGGCTGGCAGGTCCTCGACGCTCGGCCCGAGCAGGGCTGGATTCGCGTCCGCTTCGAGGGGCGCCCCGAATTCCTGAACCCGGCCGGATACGTGCAGGGCGGCTTCCTGGCGGCGATGCTGGACGACACCATGGGGCCTGCGGTGTTCATCCAGTCGGACGGGCGGCTGTTCACCCCCACCATCGACCTGCACGTCAGCTTCCTGGCGCCGGCCCGCCCCGGCCCGCTGTTCGGCGAGGGCCAGGTGATCCAGACCGGCAAGAGCATCGCCTTCCTCGAAGGCCGCCTGAGCGACGCCGACGGCGTGCTCGTCGCCCGCGGAACCGCGAGCGCCCGCCTGGTCCCCGCCGAGAAGGCGCTGGGCTAG
- the ftsA gene encoding cell division protein FtsA yields the protein MLKSAARAEASRKDGREALKAALAPPKVVAAVDLGASKVTCFIMKPEGVRKADRTLTTCGVGYVQSRGVRGGAIVNLDEASDAIAQAVERAENVAGVNVQGVTVSTAGGQLASSRVAGRVSIGARPIGDNDLVRAIQNALAQIKLPGRRAVHILPVAWSVDGQGGVRDPRAMFGKTLGVELLVVSVAETVFQTLGACVERAHLQLEGVVAAPFVSALAALEEDEMDLGSVCIDMGGGSTSAAVFTGGSLVHVETVPVGGQHVTQDIARGLSTSIAGAERIKTLHGSAIASANEDREMIEAPPRGDDPGAGPVVAPRSLLKGIIAPRVEETLELLRDRLKASGAPVEPGAGLVLTGGASQLAGVREVAVRVFDRPVRLGRPRRVPHLADAASGPAFTAAAGILHRAAFGPREAVSSRSLASAKLRREPLDPRANPVAKAAAWLRENL from the coding sequence ATGCTGAAGTCCGCCGCCCGTGCTGAAGCTTCCCGGAAGGATGGCCGCGAGGCCCTGAAGGCTGCGCTCGCGCCGCCGAAGGTCGTGGCCGCCGTCGACCTGGGCGCCTCCAAGGTGACCTGCTTCATCATGAAGCCGGAGGGCGTCCGCAAGGCCGACCGTACGCTGACCACCTGCGGGGTGGGCTATGTCCAGTCGCGCGGCGTGCGCGGCGGCGCGATCGTCAACCTCGACGAGGCCTCCGACGCCATCGCCCAGGCCGTGGAGCGGGCCGAGAACGTGGCCGGCGTGAACGTCCAGGGCGTCACCGTCTCCACCGCCGGCGGCCAGCTCGCCTCGTCGCGCGTCGCCGGCCGGGTCTCGATCGGCGCGCGACCGATCGGCGACAACGACCTCGTGCGGGCGATCCAGAACGCCCTGGCCCAGATCAAGCTGCCCGGCCGCCGGGCGGTCCACATCCTTCCCGTCGCCTGGTCGGTGGACGGCCAGGGCGGGGTGCGCGATCCGCGCGCCATGTTCGGCAAGACGCTCGGCGTCGAGCTGCTCGTCGTCTCCGTCGCCGAGACCGTGTTCCAGACCCTGGGCGCCTGCGTCGAGCGCGCCCACCTCCAGCTCGAGGGCGTGGTCGCCGCGCCCTTCGTCTCGGCCCTCGCCGCGCTGGAGGAGGACGAGATGGACCTCGGCAGCGTCTGCATCGACATGGGCGGCGGCTCGACCTCGGCCGCGGTCTTCACCGGCGGCAGCCTGGTCCACGTCGAGACCGTGCCGGTCGGCGGCCAGCACGTGACCCAGGACATCGCCCGCGGCCTGTCGACCTCCATCGCCGGCGCCGAGCGGATCAAGACCCTGCACGGCTCGGCCATCGCCTCGGCCAACGAGGACCGCGAGATGATCGAGGCGCCGCCGCGGGGCGACGATCCCGGCGCGGGCCCGGTCGTGGCCCCCCGCAGCTTGCTGAAGGGCATCATCGCGCCGCGCGTCGAGGAGACGCTGGAGCTGCTGCGCGACCGCCTGAAGGCTTCGGGCGCGCCGGTGGAGCCGGGCGCGGGCCTGGTGCTGACCGGCGGGGCCAGCCAGCTCGCCGGCGTGCGCGAGGTGGCCGTGCGGGTGTTCGACCGTCCGGTGCGCCTGGGCCGTCCGCGCCGCGTGCCGCACCTGGCCGACGCCGCCTCGGGCCCGGCGTTCACCGCCGCCGCCGGAATCCTGCACCGGGCCGCGTTCGGCCCGCGCGAGGCGGTCTCGTCCCGCTCGCTGGCCTCGGCCAAGCTGCGCCGCGAGCCCCTCGACCCCCGCGCGAATCCGGTCGCCAAGGCCGCCGCCTGGCTGCGCGAGAACCTCTAG
- a CDS encoding M20/M25/M40 family metallo-hydrolase, with protein MRNLALLAVGASLVLAAAPAAAQTVNQDISASTAAVRDAALKDPTAWDIAESLTTEIGPRLVGSPAMDRARDWGVETLKRLGFQNVKVETFTASGWFRGEESAEVVGPYPHKLHILGLGGSSSTPKGGLTAEVALFRTYEEMLAQPEGALKGKIAVVTGVMTRAQDGSGYGAINAQRSQGPVEAAKRGAVAYLIRSLSTDDTRLPHAGGARPGGIPAAALSTPDADLLERMVARGKPVTLKLAMTSRYEAKVPAYNISGELPGTDPDAGVLIVGGHLDSWDAGTGAVDDAAGIAITTAAAKLAAGQGPLRRTIRVVMWGSEEQGGSSEAYLAAHKDEVGRMVVVGESDSGAGRIWTIRLPQAGRDHVAMKAFRAAVAPLNAIVSREAPRFGGADVSGLIQAGAPFVEFEQDASRYFDLHHSADDTLDKIDPAELSQNVAVWAAFLHAAAASDVDFRAKP; from the coding sequence ATGCGCAATCTTGCTCTGCTGGCCGTCGGCGCCAGCCTCGTCCTCGCCGCCGCGCCCGCGGCCGCCCAGACGGTCAACCAGGACATCTCCGCCTCGACCGCCGCCGTCCGCGACGCGGCGCTGAAGGATCCCACCGCCTGGGACATCGCCGAGTCCCTCACGACCGAGATCGGTCCGCGCCTGGTGGGCTCGCCCGCCATGGACCGCGCCCGCGACTGGGGCGTCGAAACGCTCAAGCGGCTCGGCTTCCAGAACGTCAAGGTCGAGACCTTCACCGCCTCGGGCTGGTTCCGCGGCGAGGAGAGCGCCGAGGTGGTCGGGCCCTATCCGCACAAGCTGCACATCCTGGGCCTCGGCGGCTCCTCGTCGACGCCGAAGGGCGGGCTGACGGCGGAGGTGGCGCTGTTCCGCACCTATGAGGAGATGCTGGCCCAGCCGGAGGGCGCGCTGAAGGGCAAGATCGCGGTCGTCACCGGCGTGATGACCCGCGCCCAGGACGGATCGGGCTACGGCGCCATCAACGCCCAGCGCAGCCAGGGGCCGGTCGAGGCCGCCAAGCGCGGCGCCGTCGCCTATCTGATCCGCTCGCTCTCCACCGACGACACCCGCCTGCCGCACGCGGGCGGCGCCCGGCCGGGCGGCATCCCCGCCGCGGCGCTGTCCACGCCCGACGCCGACCTGCTGGAGCGCATGGTCGCCCGCGGCAAGCCGGTGACCCTCAAGCTCGCCATGACCTCGCGCTACGAGGCGAAGGTCCCCGCCTACAACATCTCGGGCGAACTGCCCGGGACCGACCCCGACGCCGGCGTGCTGATCGTCGGCGGCCACCTGGACTCCTGGGACGCCGGCACCGGCGCCGTGGACGACGCCGCCGGCATCGCCATCACGACGGCCGCCGCCAAGCTGGCCGCCGGCCAGGGGCCGCTGCGCCGCACGATCCGCGTGGTCATGTGGGGCTCTGAGGAGCAGGGCGGCTCCAGCGAGGCCTACCTCGCCGCCCACAAGGACGAGGTCGGCAGGATGGTCGTGGTCGGCGAGAGCGATTCCGGCGCCGGCCGCATCTGGACCATCCGCCTGCCGCAGGCGGGCCGCGACCATGTGGCGATGAAGGCCTTCCGGGCCGCCGTCGCGCCGCTGAACGCCATCGTCAGCCGCGAGGCCCCCCGCTTCGGCGGGGCCGACGTCTCGGGCCTGATCCAGGCGGGCGCGCCGTTCGTCGAGTTCGAGCAGGACGCCAGCCGCTATTTCGATCTGCACCACTCGGCCGACGACACGCTGGACAAGATCGACCCGGCGGAACTGTCGCAGAACGTCGCCGTCTGGGCCGCCTTCCTCCACGCGGCCGCTGCAAGCGACGTGGACTTCCGGGCGAAGCCCTAG
- a CDS encoding cell division protein FtsQ/DivIB — protein MPAAERGGSRVQAKPRAKAPPSPARRPAKGGAGSPARAGPSPKLILLAAAGVLVAAVTATLATGGRGERLVQTAAAAVDGQFADAGFRLRAVHVQGASKMATPDIVRAAAVRKDQPLLGMDLEALRARVEEVGWVKEAKVVRLLPDTLVIAVEERRQLAVWQHNGRTVVIDEKGRVIPEADPARFPTLPLVVGAGGAEHAGQILPILAQRPNLMRRMEALVRVDDRRWDLRLKDGSLIQLPAAGEEDALAQLEQLDLRSRILELGFERIDLRNPDVVAVRPRPPADPTAPGGLAAAGV, from the coding sequence ATGCCCGCGGCGGAGCGGGGAGGATCGCGAGTTCAGGCGAAGCCTCGGGCCAAAGCGCCCCCTAGTCCGGCCAGGCGCCCCGCGAAGGGCGGGGCCGGTTCGCCCGCGCGCGCGGGTCCGTCTCCCAAGCTGATCCTGCTGGCCGCGGCCGGGGTGCTCGTCGCCGCGGTGACCGCGACGCTCGCCACCGGCGGGCGGGGCGAGCGCCTCGTGCAGACCGCCGCCGCCGCCGTGGACGGCCAGTTCGCCGACGCGGGCTTCCGCCTGCGCGCCGTCCACGTCCAGGGCGCGTCCAAGATGGCGACCCCCGACATCGTCCGCGCCGCCGCGGTCCGCAAGGACCAGCCGCTGCTCGGCATGGACCTGGAGGCGCTGCGCGCCCGGGTCGAGGAAGTGGGCTGGGTGAAGGAGGCCAAGGTCGTGCGCCTGCTGCCCGACACCCTCGTCATCGCCGTGGAGGAGCGCCGCCAGCTCGCCGTGTGGCAGCACAACGGCCGCACGGTGGTCATCGACGAGAAGGGCCGCGTCATCCCCGAGGCCGACCCGGCCCGCTTCCCGACCCTGCCGCTGGTGGTCGGGGCCGGCGGCGCCGAGCACGCGGGCCAGATCCTGCCGATCCTGGCCCAACGTCCGAACCTGATGCGCCGCATGGAGGCCCTGGTCCGCGTCGACGACCGGCGCTGGGACCTGCGGCTGAAGGACGGCTCGCTGATCCAGCTCCCCGCCGCCGGCGAGGAGGACGCCCTGGCCCAGCTCGAACAGCTCGACCTGCGCTCGCGAATCCTGGAGCTGGGCTTCGAGCGTATCGACCTGCGCAATCCCGACGTCGTGGCCGTCCGGCCGCGTCCGCCTGCAGACCCCACCGCGCCGGGCGGCCTCGCCGCCGCCGGCGTGTAA
- a CDS encoding SulP family inorganic anion transporter, translating into MPDGTATAHRYKPKLASTLKEGYGAEALKRDAMAGLTVAILALPLSMAIAVASGVSPERGLWTAIVGGFLVSALGGSRYQIGGPAGAFIVLVAATVAKFGIEGLLLTVLLSGLMLTIVGLLRLGSLIRHIPHEVTVGFTAGIAVTILASQIKDLAGLTLAGHEPGELLPKLAALAQAAPTLNPAALALGVGVAAFILVLRHFRPTWPGMLFGVVGATLIAVALGLPVETIGTRFGGLPQSLPMPALPNLSWDLAVKVLPAALSFTLLGGVESLLSATVADKMTGRVHRANMELVAQGLANVGSALFGGIAVTGTIARTAANIRAGARSPFAGILHAVFLLLFMLLAAPLASYVPLAALAGVLVVVAWNMTEKDEFARLMRSWRSGAVLFATFAFTLLHDLTAGIVAGCVLAAFFWLLGRRERGGEAP; encoded by the coding sequence ATGCCCGACGGAACCGCAACGGCCCACCGCTACAAACCCAAGCTCGCCAGCACGCTGAAGGAAGGCTACGGCGCCGAGGCGCTGAAGCGCGACGCGATGGCGGGCCTCACCGTGGCCATACTGGCCCTGCCGCTGTCGATGGCCATCGCCGTGGCGTCCGGCGTCTCGCCCGAGCGGGGCCTGTGGACCGCCATCGTCGGCGGCTTCCTCGTCTCGGCCCTGGGCGGCAGCCGCTATCAGATCGGCGGACCGGCCGGCGCCTTCATCGTCCTGGTCGCCGCGACGGTCGCGAAATTCGGCATCGAGGGCCTGCTGCTGACGGTGCTGCTCTCGGGCCTCATGCTGACGATCGTGGGCCTGCTGCGGCTGGGCTCGCTGATCCGGCACATACCGCACGAGGTGACCGTCGGCTTCACCGCCGGCATCGCCGTCACCATCCTGGCCAGCCAGATCAAGGACCTGGCGGGCCTGACGCTCGCCGGCCATGAGCCGGGCGAACTGCTGCCAAAGCTGGCGGCCCTGGCCCAGGCGGCGCCGACGCTCAATCCGGCGGCGCTGGCGCTGGGCGTGGGCGTGGCCGCGTTCATCCTGGTGCTGCGCCATTTCCGCCCCACCTGGCCGGGGATGCTGTTCGGCGTCGTCGGCGCGACCCTGATCGCCGTCGCCCTGGGCCTGCCGGTGGAGACGATCGGCACGCGCTTCGGCGGCCTGCCGCAAAGCCTGCCCATGCCGGCCCTGCCGAACCTGTCGTGGGACCTCGCCGTCAAGGTGCTGCCCGCGGCCCTGTCGTTCACCCTGCTGGGCGGCGTCGAGAGCCTGCTGTCGGCCACCGTCGCCGACAAGATGACCGGCCGCGTCCACCGGGCGAACATGGAGCTGGTCGCCCAGGGACTGGCGAACGTCGGCTCGGCGCTGTTCGGCGGCATCGCCGTCACCGGCACCATCGCGCGGACGGCGGCCAACATCCGGGCCGGCGCCCGCAGCCCCTTCGCCGGGATCCTGCACGCCGTCTTCCTGCTGCTGTTCATGCTCTTGGCCGCCCCGCTGGCCAGCTACGTGCCCCTCGCCGCCCTGGCCGGCGTGCTGGTGGTGGTCGCCTGGAACATGACCGAGAAGGACGAGTTCGCCCGGCTGATGAGGAGCTGGCGGAGCGGGGCGGTGCTGTTCGCCACCTTCGCCTTCACCCTGCTGCACGACCTTACGGCCGGCATCGTGGCGGGCTGCGTGCTGGCGGCGTTCTTCTGGCTGCTGGGCCGGCGCGAGCGCGGCGGCGAGGCCCCTTGA